The region CCATTGACCATAACATCAGTACATGAGAATCCATCTGCGTCAAAAGTCAGATTGTCTCCGTCGCCTTGTTCAAAGCTGTTGATGATTCCTACATCAACAACTTTTCCTGGTATCAGATTAACGTGCATAACCATGGCTTTATCTTCGTATACTTCGCCTGTTTTACCATTAAAAACTTTTGGCGTAATTTTGCCTAGGTCATCTAAATGAACACCGGATATCCATCCGATAAGTGGCTGACTTCCGAAGTCTTTGTAGTTTGGAGCATTTAAAGCAAATGCGACATGAGCCTCACTTAAGGCTGGAATGATAATAAAGCTGAAACCGCCGTCTCCTGCATCAGTATATACAGTTCCAAGACTGTTTGCTTCATAGGCTTTTAGCGAAATTGATTTTGTTGCAGCCGATATGTCCGTAACAAAGATTTTATCGTGCGAAACAAGACCTCCTTTTTCAGGAGACATAAAATATGGTATTGTTCCCCCAATCCACTGTCCTTTTGGTAACTGTTTAAGAAGATTTTCATCTCCGGCAATGAGTAGGGTCTTTCCTGCAGCTATTTGTTTTTCAACTTCGTTGAGACTAATCAACTCCTGTTGCATACTTCCTCCTAGCTAAAAATAGTTTCCAGATCTTGCTTAACAGACGGGTTTTCTGCATTCTTAGTAAACATAGCATGCAGTTCATCAATTGCTGCAGGAATACTTCCGGGGTCAGTAGCTGCAGCTCTTATCAGACGGGCAAGCAATATTTTACCTGCCAGAAATTTTAGAGTGCATGTTTTTTTTCCTGTAACAATTTCTTTCCACCTAGCATTGTTTTTTGGGGGCACGCCCATAATCATGTTCCTCCTTATACAGTTAACAGACTAAGATTTAGATATTTTCTATGTCTGTAAGTTTAAGAACTTTTTATCTAGTTGGCGGAAATTTTAAATGTGTCCCTTTGTGTAGTCCCTTATAATAGTTGAGTTTTATTTTTATAGTTAACATACCAAAAAAAACATTATATGTCCGCAATTAGTTTTAAAAAATGTTGATATGACTGCAACTTTTTAAATTTGATTATTAGTTTTAGACAGATAGGTGATAATTTTTATAATATTGTAATCTTGACGTTACAAGATATATGACTATTAAGATAGTGCATAATTAAATTACATCATTCTTTTTGAATGTTATTGGAGATATTGTGATGAAAGTAGATATTGAAATTGAAAAATTGCTTAGAGATAAAAATGCAGATTTGCATGAATTTTGCGCTAAGCGTTACGATGGCACATATACTGACGGTGTAACCCTTTCTAGAGAGTTTGATGGTAATATAGAAAACTATGTCCCTGGCGAAGGGTGGGTTGCAGACTACAATCTTCTTCCAGATCTTTAGAGAGTATGTGTTTTATATAAACATATTCAAGTAAAATTAGAGGCTGCAGTGATACAGATTCAACAGCTTACATCGTTAGACAGTAAGCAGGTAAATGAGTTGTGTGAGTTACTGCTTTTTTATATAAACATATAAAGCCAGTTTCTATTTAAAGGAGCTGGCTTTTTTATTAAAATTTACTGTAAAAATCATAGGGCAGTTCGGTTTGCTATTCTTTAAGGTAGGCATCCCGTGTCAGCCACAACTCTTCCATCCGGTACATATGCCAGTAGTCGTGCATAAAAATGTGACGGGCAAATATATGTAAACCGTATTGCTTGTATTCTGGGTGCACTGCAAGCCTCTTCCAGTCCTCAGGTATCGCTTCGGTAAGTCTTTCCACTATGGCAGTACGACCTTTTTTAAAGTCCGACAAAGATTCAGCAATAGTTGGGAGTGATGTCGTTTTGAGTGTTTCATCTTCATCTGGAAAGAAGGGGACAAATTCAGGAGTGTCCTCATCAAGAATCCTGGTGATTCGCTCAAGCCCCATGGGTTGCACGCCTGCTAAGTGTGCAAGGTGTTCGGCAATAGACCAGAAATTTTCACCACGTTTAGCGTAAAGATCTTTTTCGGGGATTGCAGCTATGAAGGCTGAAAGAATAGTGTGGGTGTCGCTAAGTCCGCGTAGTATGGCTTTACAGTCAGGTTTGTGTTGGAAATCAATCATGTCTGTCTCCGTAATTCTGTAATTATACAACTGAGTAACTGAAGAATTCACTTTCTTATTAGAAATGTCAGCATCATAGTAAATTTGCTTATTATTTGTCTATTAAAATAGATACCGTTTTGCTCATGGTTGCGAACCATGAGTCTCTAGAGTACTTCAAATTCTACCCAATAAATATATAGGAGTTTTTTATGAATAATATTGTTTCTGAACAATTAATAGTTAAGCCTATTAAGCGTAAAGACGGCACATATGTTTTGCGTCTGTGTGTTAATCAAGGCCAGCTTACTATAGGTATGCTCAAAAATATCATGGAAACCATGACTGAGTTTAATTTAACATCACTTAGAGCCACAACAGGTCAGCGTATGAACCTTGAGGGTATTCCAGATGCTAAACTGGATGAAGTTATTGCAAGCCTTGGCGTTGCCATTGAAAAGCCTCTTCCAGAAATAACTGTTTGCACAGGTGCTGGAATCTGTATGTACGGAGTTCAGGAAACACGCTCAATGGGTGACAAAATATTATCCTTACTAAAAGAAAACGGTCCTTATCCTTTCAAAATTAAAACCGGAGTTTCCGGTTGTAAAATGTCATGCGGTTTAAGCTATGTGCGTGATATCGGATTAATCGGCGGCCCTAAAGGATGGGATGTGTATTTCGGCGGGGCTGCGGCTCGTAATGCCGGAGTAGGGATTCTGCTTGGCAAGGCCGTAAGTTCAGAAGATGCTTTAAACCTGATTGCTAAAGCTCTCGTGTTTTATCGTGAAAATGGTAAAAAGCGTGAACGTACATCAGGCATGGTTAATCGTTTAGGAGCAGATGAAGTGCTTGCCGCATTGAAATAACAGTCTTAATCAGCTCCATAGTTATAAAATGAAAAAGCTTAGAAGAGTATTTCTTCTAAGCTTTTTGTTTAAAGTCTGATTTGTTTATAGCTGTTTAACCGATCTACACTCATCTCGTTAATATTTAACTGTGTTGCGACCCGCTTCTTTGGCCTCGTATAGCTTCATATCAACACGGTGTACTAATAACTCTATTGATTCTTCCTTTATGAATTCAGCAATACCTATAGATAGGGAGATTGTATGAGCTGTTTTATCTAGTTTACAAGGATATTCTTTTATGTACTGAACCATCGTGTTAATAGCTTTCACGCAATTCTTAAGTTCAGTCTGAGGGAAGATTACTAGAAATTCATCTCCGCCAAGCCTGAAAATAGAATCATTTTTTCTAAATGAATATTTGAGACAGGACGATAGGTGCCTAAGTACAGAGTCCCCAGCGGCGTGACCATGTTCATCGTTCACCAGTTTAAAGTAGTCGACATCAATCATGGCAATGGAGAGTTTCTGATTATATCTTTTAGACTGTTCAATTTGATACTTAAGAATCTGCATTCCGGCTCTTCTGTTTCCTGCGCCAGTAAGCTCGTCTTTCATCGAAAGCTCAGTCAGTTTTTCATTAAGTAAAAGTATTTCTTTTTGTTTTTTTTGTAATAAAAATTGCTGAATAAAAATATAAATGGAAATGGTTATAGCAACAAAAAAAACAATTTGCCTGAAAGGGTCGTAATATTTATTGTGTATTACAGTGTGTTCAAGTGTTAAGGTCCATTTTCCATTTGGAACTTCAACCTGCATGCTTACATCGTCTTTATTCTTCCAGTTGTCGGAAATATACAGCAATGGTTTTTCTGTACTATCAGGGTCATCCCCTTCAAGTTTCATTAAATACCCCTGTTTCTCAAGATTACGTATTTCCGGTGGTAAGATGTCATCTACAAGCATAATGGCTATTGTGAATCCCCAAAATTTTTCTTCCCCGTCAATAACTCTGAAAACAGGTTTTCGCGCTATTACTGCATACTTACCGTTTTGGATAAGCTTTATCGGGCCGACAAAAGTGACTTCTCTACTTTGAACTGTTTTGAGCGCTCCATCGTCGCGTCTTTTGTCTTTGAGCAGGTTGTGTCCTATGGCTCCTTCATTGCCTTTGAGCGGATAAATGTATGATACGACTCCGTTCGGGGCTAGCTGCACAGCATTTGCAGCGGAGTCGTTTACGACAATCTGCCGTCCCCAGTCATTAAAATTATTTACCTTATAGTTGCTGGATTTTAAAAGAGCCTCAAGAGTTTCTGTTACAAATATTCCATGTGTTATCTCTTTTAGAATATTTTGAGAGATCATGGCACCACTGTTTAATAATATGTCATGCTGAATTGATTCATCATGCTCAGTATCCAGCCGGATAACTAATTCACCTAGACCAATTGTAATAATTGTAAGAAATAAGCAAAATGCTAATGTCCCTGCTAAATAAAGTTTTCTATTCTTAATCATGTATTCCCGTTTAAATCCATTTTCTTTTCTTAAAGTAGAGCAGCATTCCTACTGCCACCACACCTTACCGTTTATTACTAACGGATAGTTCCCAAATATAGAAACAGAATAAGAATCGCGAGCATTATTCCCCAGAGAAAAGCCATGCGAATTGCTGTGACTTTGGCTCGCTCACGATCCCACCATGTTAACGGCTGAATTCCTTGGAGTAAAAATGTCACTACTCCGGCTAGATTAAGGCATATAATATTTGCGAGAAAAAGTAGACCGGCTCCAGCGGCATGTCCCGTTTCTCCTGCTCCTAAAAAAATACCGCAGGCGCTCAGAGGCGGCAGAAGGGATAATGCAACCATCACTCCGACAAGTGAGGTTGGTACTCCGAGCGTAAATGAAATTATACCGGCAGCTCCGGAAACAATGGCTAAAATAATATCTGAGAAACTGGTAGTGCTTCTTAGTAATAGTTCTGACGAGATCTCAGGTAATCCGAGTAATAAGCCGGCTCCAAGTGAAACTAAAAAGGCCAGCACAACGCCTACAATAAGAGTTTTGGAAGATTCTAAGGCCAGTTTTTTGTCACCGAGTGTTGTGGCGAGTGAGAGACCAACATTCGGACCTAAAAGGGGAGCGAGAACCATAGCCCCAATTATGATAGCAACGTTGCTGCGCATAAGTCCTATTACTGCAACGAGAGCAGAAAAAATAACCAGCATAACATAGCTTTTTGACATCATGGATGTGTCTAAAACGTCTGAATATAGTTCTTCGCGACTTATCCTGTTTTTACGTGTAGCTTCTCCGTTTTCGCCGTTTTGCATGGCTTCAGGGATTTCTTTTTCAGGAATTTTTAAACGCGGGATTGTTGCTTCAGCAGCGAATACAATAATCCGATATTTTTCATTCCATGAAAAAAGGTTTTCAAGCTTATCTAGCACGTTCTCAGATTCCTGAACATCAAGGATTACTCTGAACGACAAAGCAGCTTCATCGTCCAGAGGAGATGTCCAGAATACGTATCCTTCATTAGGACGGTGCTCTTCAAGAGATTTAACAACTTCCTCTTTGTCTTCACGCGGTGTAACTATTTCTATTACTCGCAATGGCATTATATTAGTCTCCGAATATATTATTCAAGCATGATAGCATGTCATCTCTGTTAAAGTATTGAGCAAGGTACTTTTGTAGCTTATGTAGCGAATTAAGAAAGATTGCCTCCTGCATCTTTGTTTTTACCAAGCGCATCCACAGGGGGTGGACTGTTTTTGAAATGAACATCCATTTGCGGGAAAGCAATTTCAATATTGTCACGCCGGAAATATTTGTCGATTGCAAAGCGGAGCTCTGAGATGGTTTTAATAGTGTTATCAATATCATCTATCCACACGCGCAGTATGAAATCGAGACTGCTTGCACCAAAATCATTAAAATGAACATATGGTTCAGGTCTATCAAGAACATGTTCGTGTTCCTTTGCAACTTCCAGCAAGGTATTACGAACCAATTCTGTGTCGGAGCCGTATGCTACTCCAACTAGTATATCACGGCGGAGTATTGAATTATTCTTTGTCCAGTTCGTAACCTGAGTGGTAACAAGGTCGGAGTTAGGAATCATTATTACTGCACTTTCAAATGTTTCAACAAGGGTGGTGCGGATGTGAATGTTTTTTACTGTGCACCAGAGACTGTTAAGTTCAATGACATCACCCTGCTGAATTGATCTACCGAAGAGTAGAATAAGGCCGCTGATGAAGTTGTTAACAATATTCTGAAGGCCAAAACCGATACCGACACTAAGCCCTCCAGCGATAACCGCGATGCTTGTGAGGTTGAGACCCAGAATCCGCATGGCTAAAAGCGCGAACAATGACCAGACAGCGTATGAAAACAAGGTTTGCATCGAAGGGACGGCGCCTCGTTTACCGCGGGGCCATTTACTCCCTACAAGTTCTATGGAAACCTTGAAAGCTGAAATGCTGTTTTTAGTTATGAAGAAAAGGACGATGACGGATACAACACTGCCGACAGATATTGAGTACCCTTCCCAGCCTGTGTTCATGGCAAGAACATCCCACACGGTGCTCTGTCCAAAAAATCCGACCAGCCAGAAGTAAGCGACGCTAAATGCAATTGTCCAGCCTAATGGAACAGCAAGGTTGCGAATAACCCCGTTAAGCAATTTTACATTTTTTTCAGTGCTCAGAAATAGTACTTGTCCCCAGAGCATTCCAAATGAGCGGATAAAGATACCGAGTGACCAGAGAATAGCCAGAAAACATGCCAGTCTTCCAAATCCGAAAAAAGATATAACAACCAGAGGACTGAGAAAGCTGCTTTTTTTAGTAGAATCTAGTAAACCTCTGAACCGTCTTTTTTTCCATGCCGAAACAGAGCTTAAAAACCATGAGGATAAAAGGAAACCTAAAAAGATCAATGTTACCCATTTACCCGGTACATGCAGAGCCAATAGAAAAGAGCTGAGAGTAAACAGGACAGCTGTTCTTGCTCGTCCGCTAGCAACTCTGAAATAATCAGTGCATACGTATTTAGATATTTTCAGCACACAAATCAGAAACAGTCCGAAAGACAGAATTTCTAAAGGTTCCATTGTGGAGGGAAATGTTATTCTAGTTGCCACATAAAGGGCAAAACTTATTAAAGAAACGATGAAAAGAGATTTAATCTTAAGATGATTTTCGCCCAGCAAATCTTGCCAGTCGACCTGACGTTCCAAGAAGCTTTTCAGGGCGACCCCGGCCAATATTAAAATTGCAAATATAGACCAGTGTTTTAGTGCATTGTCATCATAACTTTCGATATCACTTTTGAACTCAGAGCCCTTGATTGACCACCAATTGTTATTGTGAAAAGACGAAGTCCAAAAATTAAGGCTGAAAACCGGATTTTTCCCTACCAATAAGTAAGAGCTCCATAGTTGTAGCAGGTTATGCTTTTCACCCTGTTCAAGTTTTTCCAAACGCTTGAGAACTCGATGACCTTCTTTTAATTGTAATTCTATTTTTGAAAGTTGCCTTTTAGATTTGTACCGCAACTTAGCTATGGATTTAAGGTTATTGCGATATAGAATCTTGAGCGGTTCAGGCATATCTGTCGGGATTGAAATGTTTTCGAATGAGTTGATAACATCAATTCTGGAAGTGCATTCTTCCTGAGCATCCTCCAGTTTATCGAGTGAATTTTTTATTTTTTCACGTAGCAGGTTCAGGTTATTTTTTACCTGTTTGCGATCAATGGGAGAACTTGTTGATGCCCGTTCGGAAATTAAGATATATTGAAACTGTTGCAGTGCCTGAGCATAATGTTTTCGTGTAGTCATAAGCAGCGCATCAATTTGTGCGTAGGTAGCCATTTCTTCCACTTCAAATGATTGAAAGCTATGGACTCTGCTTTTGAGCATATCCAGATTTTGATCTGATTCTGCAAAAGAAGTTGAGCTAACTGAAATTGATAAAATAATCGTAATAATTTTTAAAAATATAAGTAAATTAGTTCTAGTTGAGGTCCAAGCCATATATTCTCCAGTGAGTATTAAATTTTTATTCGGGCGAGATTTTTTAATAATTCATTAGAACAAAGAATACTGAGTGGTTGCTAGAATGTATAGAATTAATTGTCAGGCTGAAAAATTAGGGGTGAAGAATTGAGGATAACTAAAAGTTGAATGAGACTGATTATGATTGGTAGATACGTTTAGAGAGTTGTAAAATATTAGCCCGGTATTCTCAGTGAGAATGCCGGGCTTTTTTATGTAATATTTATAACTTTACTGATTAATCATTTTGAAAGCCGGGGGTAGGGTTGATCCTTGCTTCAGGTTTACCCTGATGCCTCCTGTCTAAGTGGGCATATTTCTTTACAGCTCTATCAGTAAAGCGGTCCAGAATGTTTGCAAGGTCTGAATGCTCTACAATTTCTTGAAATTCAGAATTTTCAATGAGAATTGGAGAAATCCTGTATCCCTGCTCAGAGTCTGGAGCGAAAGAGATAGATTCTGGTTTAATATCGAGCCTGTCTCCAACAGTTTCTTGCAGAAAATTTAAGGCGGTTCGTTCAAAGAAGTTGCGAATGTCCACAGTGGATTCAGCCTTATCAATCATATCCCGATAAGCTGGTTCTACGTTACGTTCATAAGCATTGAATGAAACTTTATCCATATTTTCTCCTCCATATTTTGATAGGCTGTCTACGACTAAACTTAGAAGCCTACTTTACAGAGAGGATAACATACATGAGCTGGATGAACAAAGGAAAGCGAGAGAATTATGTTTAATTAATCGTGCATGCTCTAGGGCTGAAGTAGATTTTATAGTGATGAAATATGGAACTTAAAAAGGGGATTTTCATCAAGTCGCTTACATCTAATTTGGCAGTAATTGCTTGTTGTGAGCACTGACTTTTAACGATAAGTTGAAATATAAAGTTGTTAACTAACATAAACATCAGGAGATATCATGCAGGATAAGGTCATAAATATAAAAGAAAAGTTATCAAAATTTTCTGAACACTGGTCACCGCGTGTAGTAGCTCAAATGAACGATTATCAGTTCAAGGTTGTGAAAATAAAAGGTGATTTTACGTGGCATGATCATAAAGATACGGACGAAGTGTTCATGGTGATTGATGGTAAAATGCGTATTGATTTTCGCGACGGATGCGTCGAACTTACTAACGGAGAAATGTTCGTTATCCCTAAAGGATTAGAGCACAAGCCATTTGCAGAAGAAGAAAGCCAAGTATTGCTGGTTG is a window of Desulfovibrio sp. UCD-KL4C DNA encoding:
- a CDS encoding DinB family protein; translation: MIDFQHKPDCKAILRGLSDTHTILSAFIAAIPEKDLYAKRGENFWSIAEHLAHLAGVQPMGLERITRILDEDTPEFVPFFPDEDETLKTTSLPTIAESLSDFKKGRTAIVERLTEAIPEDWKRLAVHPEYKQYGLHIFARHIFMHDYWHMYRMEELWLTRDAYLKE
- a CDS encoding nitrite reductase, with the translated sequence MNNIVSEQLIVKPIKRKDGTYVLRLCVNQGQLTIGMLKNIMETMTEFNLTSLRATTGQRMNLEGIPDAKLDEVIASLGVAIEKPLPEITVCTGAGICMYGVQETRSMGDKILSLLKENGPYPFKIKTGVSGCKMSCGLSYVRDIGLIGGPKGWDVYFGGAAARNAGVGILLGKAVSSEDALNLIAKALVFYRENGKKRERTSGMVNRLGADEVLAALK
- a CDS encoding diguanylate cyclase — protein: MIKNRKLYLAGTLAFCLFLTIITIGLGELVIRLDTEHDESIQHDILLNSGAMISQNILKEITHGIFVTETLEALLKSSNYKVNNFNDWGRQIVVNDSAANAVQLAPNGVVSYIYPLKGNEGAIGHNLLKDKRRDDGALKTVQSREVTFVGPIKLIQNGKYAVIARKPVFRVIDGEEKFWGFTIAIMLVDDILPPEIRNLEKQGYLMKLEGDDPDSTEKPLLYISDNWKNKDDVSMQVEVPNGKWTLTLEHTVIHNKYYDPFRQIVFFVAITISIYIFIQQFLLQKKQKEILLLNEKLTELSMKDELTGAGNRRAGMQILKYQIEQSKRYNQKLSIAMIDVDYFKLVNDEHGHAAGDSVLRHLSSCLKYSFRKNDSIFRLGGDEFLVIFPQTELKNCVKAINTMVQYIKEYPCKLDKTAHTISLSIGIAEFIKEESIELLVHRVDMKLYEAKEAGRNTVKY
- a CDS encoding TIGR00341 family protein yields the protein MPLRVIEIVTPREDKEEVVKSLEEHRPNEGYVFWTSPLDDEAALSFRVILDVQESENVLDKLENLFSWNEKYRIIVFAAEATIPRLKIPEKEIPEAMQNGENGEATRKNRISREELYSDVLDTSMMSKSYVMLVIFSALVAVIGLMRSNVAIIIGAMVLAPLLGPNVGLSLATTLGDKKLALESSKTLIVGVVLAFLVSLGAGLLLGLPEISSELLLRSTTSFSDIILAIVSGAAGIISFTLGVPTSLVGVMVALSLLPPLSACGIFLGAGETGHAAGAGLLFLANIICLNLAGVVTFLLQGIQPLTWWDRERAKVTAIRMAFLWGIMLAILILFLYLGTIR
- a CDS encoding mechanosensitive ion channel domain-containing protein translates to MAWTSTRTNLLIFLKIITIILSISVSSTSFAESDQNLDMLKSRVHSFQSFEVEEMATYAQIDALLMTTRKHYAQALQQFQYILISERASTSSPIDRKQVKNNLNLLREKIKNSLDKLEDAQEECTSRIDVINSFENISIPTDMPEPLKILYRNNLKSIAKLRYKSKRQLSKIELQLKEGHRVLKRLEKLEQGEKHNLLQLWSSYLLVGKNPVFSLNFWTSSFHNNNWWSIKGSEFKSDIESYDDNALKHWSIFAILILAGVALKSFLERQVDWQDLLGENHLKIKSLFIVSLISFALYVATRITFPSTMEPLEILSFGLFLICVLKISKYVCTDYFRVASGRARTAVLFTLSSFLLALHVPGKWVTLIFLGFLLSSWFLSSVSAWKKRRFRGLLDSTKKSSFLSPLVVISFFGFGRLACFLAILWSLGIFIRSFGMLWGQVLFLSTEKNVKLLNGVIRNLAVPLGWTIAFSVAYFWLVGFFGQSTVWDVLAMNTGWEGYSISVGSVVSVIVLFFITKNSISAFKVSIELVGSKWPRGKRGAVPSMQTLFSYAVWSLFALLAMRILGLNLTSIAVIAGGLSVGIGFGLQNIVNNFISGLILLFGRSIQQGDVIELNSLWCTVKNIHIRTTLVETFESAVIMIPNSDLVTTQVTNWTKNNSILRRDILVGVAYGSDTELVRNTLLEVAKEHEHVLDRPEPYVHFNDFGASSLDFILRVWIDDIDNTIKTISELRFAIDKYFRRDNIEIAFPQMDVHFKNSPPPVDALGKNKDAGGNLS
- a CDS encoding cupin domain-containing protein; translation: MQDKVINIKEKLSKFSEHWSPRVVAQMNDYQFKVVKIKGDFTWHDHKDTDEVFMVIDGKMRIDFRDGCVELTNGEMFVIPKGLEHKPFAEEESQVLLVEPCGVINTGESGGELTADNDVWV